One genomic window of Haliotis asinina isolate JCU_RB_2024 chromosome 4, JCU_Hal_asi_v2, whole genome shotgun sequence includes the following:
- the LOC137281991 gene encoding protein FAM43A-like: MMSIFGWRKSLTITESDPTYKVRYLGNVQTAMMKGDGCVDKPVSIIWNNYMRSAHPGLEMKLVVTGSGLKAYTKEQGLTEYRAHRISYCIAHPQYPRVFVWVYRHEGKKMKMELRCHAVLCKTELKAKSMALQLHEKLSFALKEFQRDKVRKQNSRLVLQRTNSLPKAGSVLPLRKQMLSTATNFKPPVSKSTTAPKLGAITEDFEECEHEEFCVCEDLGECDENDNLESASEMVAALTLHSDTSSLHTLNPDCLTDRIIDVEIGNDIDELRQNEEIKLCHGNTDSDEESAESGFHDQDQDPREGMGVLVEEGDGSVCELPCGDTPEDEGDNTKL, encoded by the coding sequence ATGATGAGTATTTTTGGTTGGAGGAAGAGTCTGACGATCACTGAGTCGGACCCGACTTACAAGGTACGGTACTTGGGCAATGTTCAAACAGCCATGATGAAAGGGGACGGTTGTGTGGACAAGCCTGTGTCAATAATATGGAACAACTACATGCGGAGTGCTCACCCCGGCCTCGAGATGAAGTTAGTCGTCACAGGCTCCGGTCTCAAGGCCTACACCAAGGAACAAGGACTCACTGAATACAGGGCCCATCGGATCTCGTACTGTATCGCCCACCCTCAGTACCCGCGAGTTTTTGTCTGGGTGTACAGGCACGAGGGGAAGAAAATGAAGATGGAACTCAGGTGTCATGCAGTGTTGTGTAAAACTGAGCTGAAGGCGAAATCTATGGCCCTTCAGCTTCACGAAAAACTGTCCTTCGCCCTGAAAGAGTTCCAGAGGGATAAGGTTCGGAAACAGAACTCCCGACTTGTGTTGCAAAGAACCAATTCTCTTCCCAAAGCCGGCTCAGTTCTTCCTCTGAGGAAACAGATGTTGAGCACGGCTACAAACTTTAAGCCTCCCGTGAGTAAGTCCACCACCGCTCCCAAACTTGGCGCTATAACGGAGGACTTCGAGGAGTGTGAACACGAGGAATTCTGTGTGTGTGAGGACTTAGGAGAGTGTGATGAAAACGACAACTTGGAGAGTGCCAGTGAGATGGTGGCGGCACTGACGCTCCACTCCGACACATCCTCTCTCCACACACTCAACCCTGACTGCCTCACAGACCGCATCATTGACGTCGAGATCGGCAACGACATCGACGAACTTCGTCAGAATGAGGAAATTAAGTTATGTCACGGAAACACAGACTCGGATGAAGAAAGTGCAGAATCTGGGTTTCACGACCAGGATCAGGACCCGAGGGAGGGGATGGGGGTACTTGTAGAGGAGGGGGATGGGAGCGTCTGTGAGCTCCCGTGTGGGGACACGCCCGAAGACGAAGGGGACAACACTAAGTTATAG